A window of Phragmites australis chromosome 15, lpPhrAust1.1, whole genome shotgun sequence genomic DNA:
TTAGACAGCAGAAACTCATTTTAGAAGATGAGAATATGCAAGAATAAAACAAGCATGATTGGCTAAGGAGGGTAACAAGGTACTCTCTCGCCTTCAGCCTACCCAAATTCTTGGCTCCGGCAGTGATCCAGGGGTCGGTCTCGTACGTGCTTGATGGCGGCAACGAGCTGGGTCATCGCCATCGGTGTCGCTGAACAATTGAAAACCCGACGATTTACAGCCAGTTGAGCACATAGATCCCACCAGATTTCTCTGGCAACGCTACAATCGACGAGCAGGTGGTCAGCAGTCTCGACCACAAGGAAATGCGCGCGAGTTTCTGACGAACACATATATGCAGCTAGACCAACTGACGAAGGGACACATATGTTAGACCCCGACCACAATACAGCCAgagtttctctttttttacatCTATCTCCACAGATCGAGTTTGAGCGTGAAGCTTCGTACAGTGTTTCGCAATTGAATCACCAGTCCCTGCAATTTGTCTCGCAATTGAATCACCGGTGTTTCGTACAGTTTGTTATAGATAGATATGCTGGAGTCAGTTTAGGATTATCCCCCCAGATATAGAGAGAGGTGGCAGTCTGTATGAGGCAACGAAAATATCAATACATATCTATTCCTCATCTAATTTTTCTCTATTATCTCATCCCTCTTCTGATAGCCAAGTCAGCTTGTTGCTTCACAAAAGATATAACAGCTTCAAATGGAGACTGGTTATCATTTGTGGCGCTGCACAGATGGAAGGCAAGGAAAGCTTTCTGACTGAAGTAGCCAGGATCTGTAAGTGATAGGAGGGGAAATTCAATTCATTAGGTCTCATGCTGAGAAAAATAGGAAGTCATACATCAAAATGGAGCTTTTTATTTGATGCAATAATTGAAAGTCGAATCTTAGCTGTAGACAGTAGCTCCCTGACACAATTACAAACATTAaggcatcaaaattcaaaatctcTTCACAGTTCAAATCAGAACAGACAATGTAATTTACCACCAGACATTGAATGAAATGACACACTGAACCGAACTCAATGACATATTTTCTGTCAAAACCACAATGTACTGCAAGTTCTCTAAATTATCACAGATCACAAAGATCTCATACGAGTGTCAATAGCGTTTTCCAGCTGCATTCGATGAGGGCAATGTCCCGAAAACAATGTCCCAGAATGTTGAGGTGATGCCGAAGCCCCTGTTTTGGATTCTGAAGTGGTGGTTGAGATGATACCGCTGCGCAGGGAGCAAATTTAGCTCTAAGATACGGCAGAAAACTCTCGCGTTTGCACGAAAGCATAACAGGTAACTAAATGTAAGTACATAATACTCACCTTGAGGTATTTAGCTGGATCTTTGGATGGTTGTCCATGGTGCAAGTAGTAGTGAGTGCAATCATACATCACATAGCCCAGTAGGCCACCGCCAAATAGCGCAGGAGTGGTTGATGGGGTGGCGAAGAAGACGACCAGTTTCCAGAACTATAGTCAATAAATAAATAGCAACAATTATATCAGATCATGTTTGAAGCTTCCAAATGGAAATAGCAGCATTACGATGAAATCAACTAATGGTTCAGAGTTAAATCTTCTGTTTCGTTAATTGTCAGCTCTAGAAATCTCTGGACGTGAAAAATTTATCGCCGAAAAAAATCGATAAACCCGATAATCCTGTTTATCGGTGGGGGCCGGTAAAATTACTTATCGGTCAAAAATTTcggtaatttttgaatttggcgTCTTTTAATTCCCAGATCCAACACGCGAGCAACAAAACGTCAGCCCGCAGGCCGCCAGACCACCCGTCCAATCCTAATTcatttatgtgttattttttatgtcAAATGATTTGGATGCAATCTATGTGATTTTCTAGATAAATTCagtcttttttttcaaattttgtccatttttttttatcaccgaTAGAATTCCGATAATCCTATTTATCGCTAACCTCTGATAAATTTTTATTATCGATAAATTTTTCCTTGCCTGGACTTGAACCATACCGGAAAACACAAGATTGCTGTTGCAGCAGGAGGGAATACAAGACGGAGAGAATCCATGGGGTGCTTATGGTGGCAACCATGGAGAAGATAATGCGCTGTGTTTGTCCTGCAAAATTGCATCAGCAACATCTTGCCGATCAGAAGAAAATGTTAAACAAAGCGCTGCTAACTAAGGTCATAACAATTCTTACCAGTAGCTTTTAGTCTCAATATGAAATAGGAAGCGATGCAAAGTATACTCGATCAACGTCCAAATGAATATTCCGAATGAAGCCATAAGAGCTACTTCATGAATGGCATGACCCATCCTGATAGATTTTATTGACATCCAGCAGACAACAGGAAGCCAAATGACCGGCACAGCCCACCATTTCGTGCGTGTCAAGAACTGCGCATTGAGCATGTCACGAATAAGAGGTCTACTACAAAATTAGcagaaatatataaaaaataataatgcaTTACCTCCATGGTATTGCTTGCGAAGAAACGTGGGCCTTCCTTGCTGACAATAGGCTGGTGAACCCATTCTTGATAGCGCTCCTCGAGATGGCCAACCTTCATTGCTCATATGCATTAATTTAACAACAAATTAAATGTTAATCCCGCAAAGAATAAACTGGAAACATTTCTCTTACATCCAACAAATTCGAATTTGACAAGTGACAGCTGAACAACTATGATAAATAGTTCTCACAAGGATTTAATTACTTGTGTTGTTCAATAGGAGTACACGATGGGAATGCAAGAGAAATACTTAAACCATACAGCTAGCCGTAGCAAAGTATTGCAGAATCATTCACAGAACAAACATttgcacaaaacaaaataaaatgacaAATTACAGTTGTATATTCAGTTGGCAACAGTAAGAGTAATTATCATTAAGAACTGGACAATCAGAGAGCTAAAACATTTCAGGTATCAGTAGCAATACAGTGGTAACAGAAGGAACCTGGAAAACAAGAGGCTTGTTGAGATCGACGGTGAACTCTTGGACAACCATCTTCCTGAAACAATAGCCGCCGCAAAGATTCACACCTTACATATGCACAAATCAACAGCCATAATATATAAGCTGAGCTCAATATGCAATTGAACGGCACATCCGCCTGTAAACACTAAAAACACTCATCCTAACTATTAACATATCTTAGCTGTGTTTATCTATGATATGCAGAAGCCGGGATAGACTCTTGTGCGGTTGTATGATATTGATGTAACGATCAGAATTAATAAAActtctatttttcaaaaaaaaaactagtaacATATCTGACGAATCTAATGTGCTTTACAGTGATTGTTCATGTGAATTCAGGCAAATGCTACTATGTTAGTACGTGATGAACACTGAACAAGGACAGGGAAATCCCAAAATCCAGCATTTACCAAAACCTGTCAGAAACTTAACGAAGAGCAAAAACAAGAGAACACGGATTCACAAGCCACAACCACAAAGCCAAGAAGCCATACGGAGTCACGAAGGTGGCGGGGGAAAGGGGGCATGGGTTCGTTGGCGGTGCCTGGCTCGCTGCTCCTCGCCGGACGCCGAGAAGGGAGTGGAGTAGGAGGACGGCGGCGAAGGGGGAGTAATCACGGCACACGTGGGTGGTGCTTCCGGAACGAAAATACGATGATTCAGCTGCTGCATTCTGTGGGCGCTGGTCTTCGCTTGCCAGCCTGACATCCTGGATTACAACATGTACTGGCCCATAGTATTGGGTTCCGAAACTGTTGGCTATTGGATCTCGATGCcctcaaaaattgcaaatgCATAAGGCCACTCCTAATAAGATTATCACGAGCTAATGCTAAAGATTACCAtattatataaacataaaaaagaTATAAACCATCCCAATACATTGTTTCTAAAATGGGATTCACATAATTAATACATATTATCTTCCCTCATCTCACATCATATAAGACATAAGCTACACCAATGCATATTTATGCTATGTTTATCTTTTGATTTTGAGTCAAGCTAATATCTTATAGAAGACACTAGCTCAttctattttttcatttaactctGTGTCACATCATATTTTATCCTACGTAGTTACCTAATTAATACTTCCTCCAGTTTTAAATATATGATGTTTGAATAAAATCCGATCagatttttaaaactttaaccgtaaatagcttttaaaatatttattttgaaaacctaaaaatataatattataaaattattttttaagaaaaatctacacgtgtgatttttatgtttctaaaataaatattttaaaaactattgacgatcaaaattttaaaagtttgacttagATGTTTGTGAAAACGACATATATTTAAAATCGGAGGGAGTACTTGAGACATTGTAAACCATGAAGTATTGGAAGTGGTCTAACACAAAACATGAAGAGGAAGAGTCCAACATCAATGGATTCATTCCAGTTTATTTCATACATAACATAGCCATTATTCAGTCGGAAATGTTGAATTTAGTCCATGAAACCACAGGTTACAACGGTTGCCGCTTTTGTACCCTTCTTGCAGGCAAACTAATGATCCCCAAAATTGTACAGACAGTGTTACAGACGAGCTAACGAGTTACAGAGAAAACCAAGCCATTGGGCCGTTCTAAGTTCATAGAGCAACGTTCCAGGCTTGGCATTGTAGAGGTTAGGTGAACAAAGCTTGAGGGGGTGATTTGTTGTCCAAGCTTGTTCAGAGTCTATGTGTTTTTCTGTTCTTCAGATTAAGTGCAGTGTCTGGCGCGAGCTCACAACCAGTGTGCAGCCGCAGCCTTCTGTTGTAGGTGATTGGTTGATGTTGAGCTTATCTCGCATCGACCGAGTCAGGACGACGCGGTCTGGCCGCTCGACGCGATCCGGAAAAACGGCATACGTGGGATGGCGCGTACGTTGCGGATCATGGAGAGAATGGCCGGCGTGTGCTTGTTTCCTTTAAGTCGGCGTCTGTAATCAAAGGAAAAAGCTGCAACGTCAGGcagcacaaaaaaaaattcctctgtgtccgtgtgtgtgtgtttctGAGTGTGCCGGTGATCGCCGGAGTTCCGGCtgacatttggtatcagagccgcgTTCCAGGTCTTGGAGCCGAAGGAAAGGAGCAGGAACTGATGACACACTCCAAGTCGCCGTCGAAATCGCCTCGATGCTCCCCCTCTGGATCACCAGCGGGGTCGAGGCCGCCTGGCAGGCGAGGTCGCTCCCCTGGGCGGAGGGGAGGTTCTGACACCGGCAAAGGTGcgctcggcgccggcggcagcgACAAGAACGACCACGAGCCGGAGGTCGTCCAGCGCGTCGTCCAAATCGGCGGGCCGGTGAACTGGCCGCTCCTCACCAAGACAAACTACACCGAGTGGTCTTTGttgatgaagatcaagatgcaGGCGAGGAACTTGTGGGATGCCATCGAGTATCCTTCCGGTGTTACCCTGCAGGAGGATCGTCTGGCGCTGGACGCCATTACCAACGCTGTGCCACCGGAGATGGTGGCGTCCCTGGCGGTCAAGGACACCGCTGCTGAGGCTTGGGAGGCCGTCCGGTCGATGCGGATCGGTAGCGAGTCGGTGAGAAAGATGAAGGCGCAGAGGCTGCGACGGGAGTTCGAGGCCATCCGCTTCAACGAAAGCGAGGCCGTCGATGACTTCGTCATCCTCATCTCAAACCTCGTCGCCGCGATGAGCACGGTCGGCGACACCGTG
This region includes:
- the LOC133893325 gene encoding dihydroceramide fatty acyl 2-hydroxylase FAH1-like, which encodes MVVQEFTVDLNKPLVFQVGHLEERYQEWVHQPIVSKEGPRFFASNTMEFLTRTKWWAVPVIWLPVVCWMSIKSIRMGHAIHEVALMASFGIFIWTLIEYTLHRFLFHIETKSYWTNTAHYLLHGCHHKHPMDSLRLVFPPAATAILCFPFWKLVVFFATPSTTPALFGGGLLGYVMYDCTHYYLHHGQPSKDPAKYLKRYHLNHHFRIQNRGFGITSTFWDIVFGTLPSSNAAGKRY